The nucleotide sequence cctCGTCACAATCATATATGAATTACTGTATATTAAATAGATAAATCGTTAAAATATagctaatatatataaattttcctatgaatattttgtttaatttaatgtgtcaAATCTTAAAGTATGACATGGCATGATGGTGTTATGACTGTTACAAAATATATAAGTACATAAATTTCTAACACTTTCCGTTACTAAATTAAATCAGTAATATAATGGGAAACGTTTttcacaaaaatgaaaattaatatgTCAATAGGAGACGTGTTGTACCATTTGTAAATTTACTTCCCAAAAGCTTTTGGGAAAAAACAGTTAgttttatttcacaaaatagcaCTGAattgaaatgtaattttataGATGCTCATAAAATTAACTTGAACTCTTTACTACAAAATAAAAAGCTTACCTGCGTGATGTTATTAACCGCATTTCCGTAAAAATAGATCCATTGACTTCCGGAATGAAGGTTGATATACCAATTGGGAAGTATCGTATCCTCCGACCATTTAAATTTATAGATATCCACagctgaaataaatatataattagtTTCACCAAAGTTATAATACCCGTTAATTCATCATTAATTCCGATTGTTGCAGACTCTTCTAGAGCCTAAACTAGCCGTGTTTGATAGCCTTAGCTTTGACAACACATTCCTATATAAAATCAACCTTCAAAGTATTACAATTGAATTCAAAAGTCATAGAAAAAAGCCAGactgaaagaaaaaattaaCAAGCAGTCGCAGAGAAGAGCCGCATGGTGTTTAACATTGGATTTATTTTTTACCTCAAATCGGAATTTATTTTGCTCCTAATCAAACTTGAACTTGGGTATTCACACTGACGCACTTCTAAAAGACAAATGCCCTATTCATGCAGctcgtaaaatattttattttccaaatttcagTCGAGAATACTTACGCTGGTTTGGCATATAGTAGACAAGCATTGGGGTGGGTTGAGATAAAATTCTACTGGTTTTTAGTTCAGGACAACGTTCCGTGCAGTCCAGTTGTGACGTATAACAAGCTTGTATATCAAAATCAATATCCAGAGCGCCATCAGCATTTATTCCGACCTAAAAAGTGTGTGATTTAATTATAGGTTTGAGATCGCAATTGTGTAATTATAGATCGATTTAATTCATTCGTTCGTGTCAAAATATACTATATAATAGCATTTTGATTACAacagttttgttttttatttttagaagtACATAAAATAAACGTAGGATAGTTAGGGTATCCCACAATCTAGTTTAAAGCTGAAGGCgatttcaaagcaaaaaaaagAGCTTTCTGAATGCTAATACTGATTCTGTTGTATATTAAAAGTATATGCCCCTTTTTGCCTGTGCAAGCTTCTGTGAACATTGTTATGTACAGGTGGTTATTTTATCGAATGCAAGGTCAAAACTGACTTAAGATGGCCAAGTCAAATATTAAACACTGTATGTTTGCCCTGTTGAGCGTTCTGGCGGTTTTAAATCAGAATCAGGTATATTTTCAGGGTCTAACAGACGCCATTTTAGCATTTTAAATCCGACTACATTGGTCTTCATTTAGTACTAAGTTCAAATTGAGCAGTTTGAAAAATACTATACTAAAGCCAATACTATACTAGTCATTAGTTCTTTTATTGACATTAGAGCACAACTGAACCATACCTGTTCCACCAATGTTAAATCTGGAACCCTTTGCCTGAAATTTCTAGCAGATCCCAGTTTAATTGCTGTCCCAGCTCTGTCATCGTCAGTACGCCTGTTGCATGGAATTGGGTTGTCAGGGTCGGCAAAATAATAGTTGACGGCAAAGTTCACAAGACTACTTTGAAAGTAATGACCTGAAAGATATTAGTACATGGCGTACAATCGTTCTTTATAACTTACGTTATAAAATTTCTATATTAACCATTTTTGTCTAGGACTGTAAATGCGCAAATCTTCAGTGATTAatgagaaaatgatatttttccaGCAAAAACTATAAGATTTGTATACATTGGATTTGTTGTTTGTTCACATGAATTCTAACTTTATTGAAAGAATTGGGCAATTCATTATAAAGTATAGGGAATACAGCACGCAATCTTATACACTCACCTATAAAAATGACTTCCTGTCCAGGTGGACGACGCAAGTTTCTACCCATGAATGGAGGGAATCCGTTTTTATCTACGCTATCGTATTTGATTCCTGTCAATTCCTCGTAATAGTAAGAATCTCTCATTGTGTTCGTTGCTTTAACGATAGGAAATGGGCTCAACGAATCGTTTCCAAATGGTTGGAAGGGGCGTCTGAAAATAGTTTTACGATTTTATATTAACGCTCCCGCTATAGACAATCCAtttatattatgtaaaaatCCGTGACTATTTCTGATACGTTACAATACTCGTGTTGATAGCAAACCTTCGTAATTAATGACCTCGTGACTATCCGTAACATAAGTCAAAAAGTAATGGGGTATCGAATCACCTCTAGGGTCATTATATTCTAAAAGATGATTCAatgagtaaaatattcaaattatattaaaataaatagtcTTACGAAAAATCGGCTCTTTCCTCTAATGCTTCTAAGGCGGTTTGTGGTGTCCAAGTTGTCCCTCTGCCTTTCTCTTCAGCGATTTCTTTCTGTGTAACTGCCCATAATCTATCAACTTGACAGTGATGCATCCAAAATAGTGGATCGAAGGCAGCGAACTGTAGATTCCCTAATGTTACAAATAAAGCTTTATGACTTCTCATATCAATATCATCTGACAGTATTGTTAATGAGAAACATACCACCACGTTCTCAATACATAATAGTCAGAAAATTAAACTTACCCAAAGAAATGGTACATTTTGGAATCCGTCGCCCCATACCACAAACCGATACGTGAGGTGCTCCATGAGCTCTTTCTAATGCTGCAGCGAATTCGTGTAGTATGTGCGGTTTCTTTCTTTTGGACGCCACGTCTAACCAATGATCGTGTGCAAAATTCAATGCCCCCTGAataggaataaaaatatattcaatgcgTTTTCTAAGTCTTCATAAAAAATCCTAAAATCGACGTAAAAAATGAGTAAtaatcaacaaaataaaaatataaaacagacCGTAAAAATTCTATTGTCTCGTTGGATTGTTCGCATTGGTGCTTTCTCGTCAACATCCAGCAGAACTGTCATATTTGTGAATGGGTTGGGTGCATTGTACAATCTTTTATCCCATCCAAGAGATGGAGGGTCTCTTTTTCTATTAAGCCAGTTCCAGTATGGCATTCCAATTGATTTGTCTTTCAGATACCTGGGAAGTTGATTACAGTTTTACATTGTTGATCTCGACGGTCTAAGTTTATAACGAGTTACAATTGTGGAATAATAACGTTCATATACTCAGTAAATTTAAGGAACGTATTCATTAAAACCATTTCACATAATATTCTAGTTAGTTCTAAAAAATATAGTAGTTAAGCAgttgttgagtcaaattaattgtgaaattgcattttCGCTAATTTTAGTAAGgcgtttttttgttatttatcttattcattagttatatttttaaatgaaattaccTGTTAAGACCTTCTTCAAAGTGTAGCATTATACTTCTATGCCAAGTAATAAACTTCAATTTGGCACCATGTGGACAGCAAGATGTTTTGTTTCTGCATTGGTTTGGCCATCCATGAGAAGAAGCtgtgatattgaaaaaaaaagactaAAAATGAGTATTCTATTCCGATTGagtttgaaatgttttaatattaattgttaataatattaaaatagctGACGATCCAATCTTTTTAAAATAGGATTGGTTACTCTCTAAATAAATATGTGTAAgaatttttgaatgattttgaCCTTTCAGGAAGAGAATTCATTCAAAAAGTATCTATCAATTCCTGAAATTAACTAGTACTACATTTTAAGATAGAGATGCGTTATTCCTGATTGAATTCTTAAATTTCGCTCATACGAGTTTTCTAATCGATTTGAAATCTTTACCTGCATTGTGGAAACCTCTTGCTGAGCCGtcgtttttgtatttttcaaacgcttgaattaaatcttttttttctcGATCAGAAAGTCTTGTTGCATCCTTGCGAATTCTGAACTCTGCATGATAAAAATGTATTCTTAACTCATTTTCGACTAGTACTATCAAATATCTATTTCTACCATGCTCCgcaatagtaaaaaaaattccCTTGATGCACCTTATTTTCTCCAAAGAGTGTCAGTCAtgccaaaatttttattttactaggCACATACTTTTTAGGGGTCCTGTATAACAACTTCGTTTTTGAGATCCTTCTCCTTCACACCCTTCTTGACTTGGTAAACCATGCACacattttctcattcttgtctGCAGTCCACCCCAGGGTGTCGCTTTGCATTCTGTCCAACATGACCAGGATTCCCAATGTGctgttaaaatattgaaaacacttCAGAATGATTGATGTGGTCACTATCTCATTTTTTACAAATGTTATTACCCCAACGCCTTATTTGCAattaatataatttgaatatttcactcATTGAATCATCTTTCAACGTAGATTATAATGACCCTAAAGGTGGCTCGATACCTCATTACTTCTTGTGCAATCATTGTTTTGCTCTTACTGGAATAAGAAAAAAAACTACAATGTTTATAATTTCACTGTTAATTGACTGTTTAAAAAGgtgaataaattttgaaaaaaatgcgaTTTTGTTTCTTGAATTTGAAATTCTTCAAGAATAATACCTTCTTCCTCAGCGTACAGTTTCAAAGTGCTTACTCCACCATTACAGAGCCATTGAAGTTTGACATCTGGTTTTAAATCGGTATCGAGGTTAAATCTTTCCGTGGTCTGCAAGGAACAAAAGGTTAATAAACGTTAAGAAATTGTTTTTACTGACCACAGAAATTTCATACGTATTCTACTTGTGCAATACAATTTTGCTATTAAATAATACCTAAAGTAACATATTTTTCCTATATAAAAAAAGTCGGAggtttcattaaaaaatattgaattctcGTTGTAGCCTACATCGGTGAAACAATCTTTATCGAAGACAAAAGAACCAAAAAATGCTTgcttaatataatataatactaTGATGATACCTCGTCACTGTTCTCGACTCCCGCCGGACAAGTTCTGAAGTGTTCCAACAAGATGGGACGAGCAAATGAACGGAAAATAAATcctaaataa is from Styela clava chromosome 9, kaStyClav1.hap1.2, whole genome shotgun sequence and encodes:
- the LOC120339830 gene encoding uncharacterized protein LOC120339830 — encoded protein: MNYLNLITIYFLSIGIITFTNADPCNRNFGRCDRQNGLCWGTGEDTHYCTCKAGFQQKKNEERHECEDIDECKEEICDENAVCENTPGSYKCTCTCGYIMDYTGQYCLEAKKITDKCLLPESCYQKDELLRGFFPVVPFDIRWAKQYLTDYSTTTSYRPRNRARCDCEDGFYRNFCGFCTDIDECYHSNPCKGRGSKCVNTEGSFYCDCDPGYVIGPCKERCYRENSKVPVLCEKPKIGVLNSQGFIFRSFARPILLEHFRTCPAGVENSDETTERFNLDTDLKPDVKLQWLCNGGVSTLKLYAEEEAHWESWSCWTECKATPWGGLQTRMRKCVHGLPSQEGCEGEGSQKRSCYTGPLKKFRIRKDATRLSDREKKDLIQAFEKYKNDGSARGFHNAASSHGWPNQCRNKTSCCPHGAKLKFITWHRSIMLHFEEGLNRYLKDKSIGMPYWNWLNRKRDPPSLGWDKRLYNAPNPFTNMTVLLDVDEKAPMRTIQRDNRIFTGALNFAHDHWLDVASKRKKPHILHEFAAALERAHGAPHVSVCGMGRRIPKCTISLGNLQFAAFDPLFWMHHCQVDRLWAVTQKEIAEEKGRGTTWTPQTALEALEERADFSRPFQPFGNDSLSPFPIVKATNTMRDSYYYEELTGIKYDSVDKNGFPPFMGRNLRRPPGQEVIFIGHYFQSSLVNFAVNYYFADPDNPIPCNRRTDDDRAGTAIKLGSARNFRQRVPDLTLVEQVGINADGALDIDFDIQACYTSQLDCTERCPELKTSRILSQPTPMLVYYMPNQPVDIYKFKWSEDTILPNWYINLHSGSQWIYFYGNAVNNITQVPSTGDYIACNARRGRQLTCHSDNDGGTACMLPSGIYYIINSYRPTCLRGQRMIVVSRK